One window from the genome of Labeo rohita strain BAU-BD-2019 chromosome 10, IGBB_LRoh.1.0, whole genome shotgun sequence encodes:
- the ppp1r3c2a gene encoding protein phosphatase 1 regulatory subunit 3C, with amino-acid sequence MSSTKTVGISIYTFPERVMPVDLAMHAQFSQPVSQLLGMSALRASPPNVSSPELQLRGLSPPSPTSSLSSSSSTSSLSSCSPGTPRKKKRVVFADAKGLSLTSVRLFTTDPSETETDDALQPEEHVKPRTPMQTVRLRLKLGFPQPVPDRASLKENYVQLESCGLSEKAFSGTVRVCNIKYDKTVFIRITFDSWRSHKDIACTYVREPNVSLETELFSFNVPLPSDLDPKEHVEFFIVFRPGNTMQRVDNNKGKNYCILVENVAPEPRPVTTSRRTFAIPSPQRYSAWPGARGHELHRMRHLACKGPLYTERLLNRTWGRMANVPPLC; translated from the exons ATGAGCAGCACAAA AACTGTTGGAATCAGCATTTACACTTTCCCTGAGCGTGTGATGCCAGTGGATTTGGCCATGCATGCGCAGTTTAGCCAACCGGTGTCTCAGCTCCTTGGCATGTCTGCTCTGAGGGCTTCTCCACCCAACGTGTCCTCACCGGAGCTTCAACTAAGGGGACTTTCTCCCCCTTCACCCACATCTTCACTATCTTCATCCAGCTCCACCAGCTCCCTGTCCTCATGCTCTCCCGGCACGCCACGCAAGAAGAAGCGAGTTGTGTTCGCAGACGCCAAAGGCCTCTCTCTCACATCCGTGCGCCTATTCACCACCGACCCTTCGGAGACGGAAACGGATGACGCACTGCAACCCGAGGAGCATGTGAAGCCTAGAACACCCATGCAGACCGTGAGGCTGCGACTTAAGCTTGGTTTTCCACAGCCTGTTCCAGACCGTGCAAGCTTGAAGGAAAACTACGTGCAGTTAGAGAGCTGTGGCCTGTCAGAAAAGGCGTTTAGCGGGACCGTACGGGTGTGCAACATTAAATATGACAAGACTGTCTTCATCCGCATTACTTTTGACTCATGGCGAAGCCATAAAGACATTGCGTGCACTTATGTGAGGGAACCAAATGTATCTTTGGAGActgaattgttttcttttaatgtgCCGCTACCGTCCGATCTGGACCCGAAGGAACACGTGGAGTTCTTCATAGTGTTTCGACCCGGCAATACCATGCAGCGCGTGGACAACAACAAAGGTAAAAACTACTGCATTCTTGTGGAAAACGTGGCGCCGGAACCTCGGCCGGTGACGACAAGCAGGCGAACCTTCGCTATACCAAGCCCTCAGCGTTATTCTGCATGGCCCGGGGCCAGAGGTCATGAACTACATAGGATGAGACACCTGGCATGCAAAGGCCCACTCTACACGGAGCGTCTGCTAAACAGGACCTGGGGAAGAATGGCCAATGTTCCTCCGTTGTGTTAA